The following nucleotide sequence is from Pagrus major chromosome 13, Pma_NU_1.0.
GAGGCCTACCTTCATTCACAGTGTTTTCTCCTCTACAGAGAGccagcagagctgcagccacgGAGATGGAGAGCATCCAACTCATTTTTCAAGGATCAAAATCTCAACCACACATTTAACGACCACATTGTACGTGCATGTTTCTCTTTGAGATGATGATAAGTGACTGTTCAGGGTGTGCTCAAAGACCAAATCCTCTGtggctctgtctctctcctcccctcgttGCACCATCAGTCCCTGATGAACCACAAAATCACGGCAGCTAGCAGGTGCTGTTAAGTATTAGTTTAATGAGAATAATTGGAGTTAGTAATGTCAGTGTGCTGATATTACAGTCATTTTTGCAAGAATATTAGAATAGTCAGACAATGTGATATCTTGCATTGCAATGATGTCTGGCAGCATGACAAGCTAGTGAGTCAGCGTGTTACACAAAGAAATGCCTTCAGTTTACATGATTTTCACAGAGGCCTCGCTTTCATTTTCGTAGCATAGGTAATTTGTCATTTCACTCAATCTCTGGCAGAGTCAGGGtcagtaaacatgtttatgatgccAGGGAGAGAGGTGTTGCATGGGAGGAGTCAGAGTCCCTAATGACTCGGTTTCCACACAGGTAACCATGGCAGTGCTCGCTATGCTGGCGGCATTAACAGCCTGTGTCAGCCATTAGTGTCAAGTAAGGAGGAGTGAGAACTTCCCTGCCATGTTCCCACATGTCTTCATTCTCATTATATGAAGGAGCAGTGGGATACTTTGGCTGTCAAAGATATGTTCTAAAAATAGACCACGTCAAGATTCTGTCCTCGCTTTGACAgtatgaatgtgaaaataaattaatgtttgatGAAGGAAGATTCTACAGGTTCTCTGTTCTCTTCCGCTCTTCTCTCTCTACcaattcatgtatttttttttttttacagtaattcTTAGtaaatgaagatgaagacaaagtgaagaagaagaatgtagTTGAAAAAGAAGCGATACATTAAAAATGCAGTGATTAATGTAATGGTGCTCCTTTCATAGTAATGAGGTGTGAAAATGTGCATGATTAAACGTCAATCTGTCATTAAGTGATAATGACTGGTTACATGCTGAGGCGCTGGAGCATATGGATGCAGGGTGAGGCAGGGCTACAGGCTGAGTTAAATAAGGTCACGACACATTAAACACAGTTACACCACAACATAAAATGCATCAGTTCAATAGAACCTGGCTGAATTCCGTAGGTAATGAAAATAAGGTCTTTTCACCACCAGTGCCACACCTGAGTCATGAGGCTGTTGCCAGGTACTGAAGCTGACAAGGCTTTCAAGAAGAGGCCTGGAGGCCAAATAAACATGGCAACAAGTCCCTACTGGATTCCAGCAATGACACAAACCTACTGCCGTGCTAGAGACTCCCATTCAGTCATGGATCTAATTAGTTTCATTGGGGTTAGGGGGTGTGCAGTTACAAGCATATTATATCTGCACCTAACTGTTCAAACCAACCAAAAACAATCTTTTCTGTGGCTGGATACATTAAATaggttttaaaaacaatatatatatatattctttttagTTGATATAATCAAAAGAATgttatttgaaatatttacaCTCACAGTGATAAtgtgagtttctttttttaacatcaaattcaaatgaataaataggtAAACAACCACCCTCAGTCAAGCTAAACAgagctacaacaacaacaacagagctaGTCACACTTAGACTATTCACACAAATAATTACAAAACAGTGCTCAAGTTCACCATCAACTATAACATGCAGTATAGCTTCAGTTAGCAGCACTCAACAGAAACATTAGcagctaaaatgaaaaaatatgacCTATCCCTTTAAATTAGCCTCACTGTCAAGTCGTCCACTGGCCCCGCCTCCTGGTCCTttaccagccaatcagagcgcagTGCACGTGACGAGCGGTCTTTGCGATGACCTCATCCCTGGTGTGGGATGACGTCAAATTCAAGATGGATGGAATCACGACCAGCGCGCAGAAATCTACACAACACTGAATAAAGTCCCGGCTGTGTGGAGGAAAGACCATATTGACGACGGGCAGGGTAAGTGTAGACAGACTACCGAACTTAACGTTCAGAAACATTAGCGGGGAGGCTGTAACATAGTTGGCAGAGTGCTGTGAAGGAGaagctttttccttttcctccctgACGTAACTCGGAAGGGGGATTGTGCTGCTTTGAAACCCGACTAGCTACAACCTGTTTTGGAGCCAGCAACTGCGCCGTGTCAGGCCGGGCTGAGCCGCtctagaaaaaaacaaaacagcacttcCACCGGGGGTAGCGGGCACAATTCACTCCCCCACACACCAACAGCTTCCCTGTCTGCACCGACTGTGTTTTCATTCCGGGATTACCGTGGCGGAGTCCATTGAAACGCGCTCAACTTTTCCCCTCTTGGTCTGGTCGAACCGTTGTAACGTTAAATCTGAACCGTCGTCTTCTCGGGTTTTTCGCAATttaccagcaaaaaaaaaaaaagagagagaagcgCGTGACTAATTTCTGAAGTGAAAGCAACGCTTCGGCGGGAGAAGTTATCTGACATGACACATTGAGCCACGTCTCATGGATGATCTAATGCTGAAAGCCTCAGTCGACTTCCTCATAGAGAACACACACGACTCAGTATTCCCTGATGTTCTCTGTACGTGGGCCACAAGTTTTCATGAAGAGGCAGCCGAGCGGTGCTTAGTTTTTGATGAATGAATGGAGCTTCTGCCCATGAACCTATTATAGCAAGTGTCAATAACGTCGACATAAGTAACGTGCCTTCCGGTcataattttcaaaataaacgcCCAAAGGAGCTACGTGGGATGTATAGGAGTGTCCAAAACATAGAGATAAGGAGATCAGCTCCAGTATGTGAAGATGGAGTAGttcttctctttaaaaaaagtaGCTCCAATGAAACTAATACATTAGGCCTCTCACATAATGCGCTGTAATACCTGTTTGATGCTCAACAATTGCTATGTGCCAGACAGTGATTGACGTGTGCATACAGTATATGGGAACTATGCAAACAATTTGAATGAAGTGACTTAGTGAAGTGAATTAGTGACTTGTCACTCTAGTGACACTGGATTATATAAATACTTTTCCACTTTGTTAGGTATACCTAGTCCTACATGAAGGTTCTAACAGCTCCACAAACGCTAGCCTCCAGAAAGATCTTTAATGTTGATATTCTGACCTCTCTAAATCAGTTTTAaccaaaactgaacattataaatgtaccatttattgcAGGGCTGCTCTATAAGACTACATCAGGTGTAGCTAGGTGTACCTGAGAGGATGTAATTTTCACTAAGATGGAGGGAACATGCCCCACTCACTTTTCCAAATCCTTCTATTTGTGTCcacctcactttttttttttcttcagatgaATTTTATTACTAAATGAAATATCCCTAATACACTATAGACAGAATCACCAATACATCACACTAACATAAGCAGTCACTTCCCGGTACAAAACTGGTGACAGATTTGCATTGACGAAATACATAAAAATTGGcaaacttttttgtttcttttgtcatttctcAGCCATAACTGCTAATCTGGGGCTAACTCAAACTGTCTTTTCTTTAGCCTGTGGCCCAAAGGGTAAATTATGTCTCCGAACTAATGTTTGTGAAAGTGAAaccatcaaacatgcattttagatgaattagatgtatacactttgaaataacatcatgaaaaaacagTACAATTGTATGTAGTCTAGTGTGTGAATAGGGCTTTTCTATCgaaagttattgtaaacaaactaTCTATACTGggatttctaactttgatacaataccaAGGTAGATTaagattttgatattttcacatgagCTCCCTTTATTTTTTCCCATGTGTATGAATTGTGCTTTTGCCGACTGAGTTTTGCTTCTCAGCCTACAAACAGGCTGTTGGTTGCTGGAGGTTGGTAAAGCCGTATGCAGACTGAAAGAAATACCTGCAGACAAATATGTTGCATTTGCTGCATGAGAGACCgtttctgctcttttctttgAAGGTTAATGTTTAAGTCATAAAAAtgcattatacatttttattatgtaAGTGGAGGTTATCTTTAATTCAAGTGAGGAGGCCCGCCTCTGCCCACTGCACAGTCTGTGGTGACCTTTATTTTAAAGGCAAACTTTTGAAACTTCCTGCGTTAGTCCGAGTCACTGTGGGTGACTTCACAGCTGCATTTCCATACCTTCTGACTTCTAACATGATGTAATGCTCATAAACTTggtgtgtatgtctgtctgtctgtccttgcATGCACTATGTAATTGTAAATGAAAGGTTTAAGTTGCAGACGTTAACCTAAagccattattttcattatcgtttaaataaattaatcatttgatctaaaaatatcacaaatacTAAAAAATTCCAAGCTGATGTcttttatatgatttttttcatctaaccGACAGACCAGTACTAAAAGATATTTGGTTTACATGAtataaagcagaaaatcctcacaaaTGGTAATTTGTACATATTGTtcataatacataatacatctctttttttgtggatttacttttcaattaatttttCTAAACATTGCGGCTCTAAGACTTAGTAATTATATTGTATGTtaacattattatcattaatgtGCCTTTAAACAATTATTTGTTTCCATATACACCACACACTTATCAAGCAAGATGTTCAGGTAACACTGTCCAGTAATGTCTAAACTGAAGTAATCATAATTAAAGTAACCATCCAAATACCAGTGAATTTCAAGGCTTCTAGTTGCCTCTACTTACCATCAGGTGGCAGCTGGAATCTTCTAAATTATGTGAAGCTgtagttaaaaagtcaaattattgCTTCAAGTAAAAAGGATTCTTTTCTTCTCGCCTAAATAAGGCACCACAAattttaaattgtctttttcAAGAATTCTGTGATAAAGTAACAGTGTTGTTCTAATAGAAGAGTAATCTGTcttttagtttgttatttttgtaatatattttcTCATAAAGagtcaaaaacatttaaaaactcaaTAACTTGAGGTGGATATgtatttgcttttttaatttagCTGTAGATACTGATAGTTGTTTGATGTTATAATTAATCAGTCATTGACCCATCATATTTCACATGTCAGCATAACTGATTTATAACTGACAGGTCTTGTTTGGCTGGATCAACTTGATATAAGGCTACATCATATTATggattattatatattatagttGTGTTGTGGCATGAGAAATGATAAGAACAATAGACACATGCATACATTAACAAAAGTGCAATAGAGGAGGCACCTGACCTCTAGTGGGCTATtattgtatgtgtgcatgtgcctgtTTATGCCTGTCtctatgaaaaacaaatgttgtgcACCATTAATGATTACCTTTTGTATTTACCATTCTCCAGTAAAACATTATTCTCTTGTCTTGTCTTCCAGCCATGGAGAGCCTAGTGCATTACAGCAATTCCTCCCATGCCCTCTCAGTGTTAGGGGCTCTGAATGAGCAGCGCCTGCGGGGCCAGATGTGTGATGTTGTCCTGGTTGTGGCCGACCAGAGGTACCAGGCCCATAAGAGTGTTCTGGCTGCCAGTAGTGAGTATTTCCAGTCCCTGTTCACACGGATGGATGCAGAGTCACTGAAAGTTGTAAACTTGGACTTCTGTGAGCCCGACGCCTTTGAGATAGTTCTGAATTACATTTACTCCTCTTCACTCTTTGTGGACAAAGGCAGCCTGGCGGCCATTCAAGAGCTGGGCTACAGCCTTGGAATCCCTTTCCTCACCAACATTGTGTCTACAAGGCCTCATGCTTCCTACTGTGTGTCCAGAAAAAGGCTTTCGTTCTCTGAAGGGGATGAGAATGATGTTCAGACAAGGAGCGTCATTGTGTGTCGAGTCCGGAATGACACAATCCATCCCTCTCGCTCAAATtatcagagaaaaacaacagatagATCATCTCCCCACTCTACTCGAGAGCCAACTCAGCCTCCATCAGAACACAACTCATATGAATCAGTCAGAAATTCTGAATCCATCAGCAGGAAATCATCTGAACAGAGTGAAGCTGCCGAGAGGAAGTCTACCTATCCATACACCTCCATATTAAAAGGGAATTCATCACACATTGCATCTGTTAGGCCCCAGCTCACATCCTCAGTGTCCTTCAGTGATGCTGAAGTGCAGCACATCAGGCTGCAGTCTGCCACTGATCAGGACACTaaagaggagaatgaggagcATGAGCCCCACTACCATACCAAAGTGCCCTTTCAGGGTCAGGCCAGTGAGCCGAGCCAGACCATTGACAGGAGCGGGCCACTCATAAAGAGCCTACTCCGAAGGTCATTATCCATGGACAGCCCTGTTCCGGTCTTTTCACCAACATTGGAGCTCAAGGAGCTGCAAAACCGTGAACAGTCAGTTGTTAAAATGGCATCAAAAGCATCTGGGCCAGAAACATCTGCTCACAATGGCAGTTCAAAAAGAACATCTCCCCTGGTTCTCAGGTCAAAGTACCCCAGCACGTATGATGAAGAAACTCAGGTAGAAAGAGAGGTCAGCGTGAAAGCTGAGCCCAGCAGTCCACTTGCTGACCCCATGGACATCATTCGAATCACAGTTGGAGATGCGCTGCCAGTCAATCTTAGAGACTTGCAAACAAACTATGACCAGGGTTCCAGATCAGACTTCAATTCTTTTGGGAAAAGAAAGGACAGGCCAGACAACAGGAGGTACCCATTCAAGAAGAGCAAAATATTTAAAGAACATGTCCTCTCACTCGATGAGAACGTGTCAAAAACAGTACCTCAGAGTGCCAGTGGTGACTCTAATGAGAACAGTGAGGAGCCACCTCAGAACAAGATTTTCAAATGCTGGAACTGTCTAAAGGTTTTCAGGTCCAGTGCTGGACTGCACCGTCATGTAAATATGTATCACAATCCTGAAAAGCCGTATGCTTGTGACATCTGCCACAAGCGGTTCCATACCAACTTCAAAGTGTGGACTCACTGCCAAACTCAGCATGGTGTAGTACAAAACCCAGCCTCGTCCGCCAGCTCCTCTGTACTGGATGAGAAATTTCAAAAGAAGTTAATAGATATTGTGCGagagagggaaataaaaaaagccTTGCTTTGGAAATTAAAGAGGAATAAACAGGGTTTGCAGGCGTCTGCACACACCAAAAAGAGATCAAGGCCCAGCTTCATATGTCCTTACTGTGGGAAGGTATTTGTGTTCCAGTCTCAGTACAGACAGCATTTAAGGACACATCCTGCTGAAAAAGCTGACCAGGAGACACCAAACGAGAGCAGCCTCTACCAGGAACAGGATGAGGTCATTCAACAGAAGGACACAGATGCTGGTGTTTACTCCTGTCGACTTTGTAATATGAAGCTGTCGTCCCTCTTTGAACAGGGCGACCATGAGAGGGGCTGTCGACACGCAACTGTATGCCCCTACTGTGGCCTCCGCTTCTCAAGTCCAGCGGTCAAGAAGGACCATGAGGCACATTGCAAGTACAAGAAACTGACGTGCCTGGAATGCATGCGGACTTTCAAGTCCTCCTTCAGCATTTGGCGCCACCAGGTGGAGGTCCACAACCAAAACATGATGACTGTTAAAGACCAGGCTCACCTGAGGCAACACGAGAACAATGATGAGGAGTCTGAAATGCTCAGAGAGGAGCATTACAGCGATGACCATCTAGCAACTGGGAGCTCCAGAGAGAATATAAGTTACAGCGACTCCTCAGGTCCACTCATGTACGATTCAGAAGACTCCTCATCCTATGTGCCTGAGGACCTGAGCATGGGCCACCATGGCAAGCTGGTGGTGAAGGAGGAGCCTTTGGAGGAAGCTGTGAGTGAGAGGGAAAATGTAGAGACTGCCAAAACTGAGCCCGAGGAGCCTGGTGTGTGGCCATGCGAGAAATGCGGAAATCTTTTTGGTTCTCGCAAAGACCTGGAGAGACACCAGGAGCTGCTATGCCACATCAAACCATTCATCTGTCACATCTGCAACAAAGCCTTCAGGACCAACTTCCGCCTTTGGAGCCACTTCCAATCCCACATGTCGACTGCTAACGAACCTGGAGCCAAAGAGATCGACAGGCAGCCCTCGCCTCTGTCGCCCTCCCCTCCCACGACCCCTCAAAACTCTCTGCGTCTCTCCCCGCAGCCCTCCGTGCTCAAATCCACTCAGACGACGTCAGTCTCTGCTGCAATGGCTGAGGAGTCCAGCAGCCCAGAGCCCTGTAGCTCATCAGTAAGCAGGACGAAGAGGCCTGAACTAGAACGGCAACCCAGCAGCCACAGCCCTCTGTCAAGGTCAAACAGCATGGAGAATCCAGGTGGCCCTCAGGAATCAGACACACTCTTTTACCATGcaccttctctctctgccctgACGTTTAAGAGGCAGTACATGTGTAAACTCTGTCACAGGACCTTCAAGACAGCCTTCAGTCTCTGGAGCCATGAGCAGAGTCATAGCCACATGTAAGCACCAGACAAGTTATATTATAGTAGTGCATTTCTGTTGAGAGACAATACTTAATATTAGAGTAAACACACCTCAGCCTACAAAAGGAAGACTTTGAATGTATAGCTTAGTCGCTTGCCTCCAATGTCATATATTACAGTGGCCATGTTCATTAGAGGTGTAAACGTGAATGTGCAATCAAGTGCTAGATTCCTCTGTGAGACGAGATTATTATAAatggttttattttcctttccaAATGAGCTATAAGCATATATCTATTTTAAACCTCTTTTAGTTGTCTACTTGTAAATTATCTATGTGGGTGTTTT
It contains:
- the zbtb21 gene encoding zinc finger and BTB domain-containing protein 21, translating into MESLVHYSNSSHALSVLGALNEQRLRGQMCDVVLVVADQRYQAHKSVLAASSEYFQSLFTRMDAESLKVVNLDFCEPDAFEIVLNYIYSSSLFVDKGSLAAIQELGYSLGIPFLTNIVSTRPHASYCVSRKRLSFSEGDENDVQTRSVIVCRVRNDTIHPSRSNYQRKTTDRSSPHSTREPTQPPSEHNSYESVRNSESISRKSSEQSEAAERKSTYPYTSILKGNSSHIASVRPQLTSSVSFSDAEVQHIRLQSATDQDTKEENEEHEPHYHTKVPFQGQASEPSQTIDRSGPLIKSLLRRSLSMDSPVPVFSPTLELKELQNREQSVVKMASKASGPETSAHNGSSKRTSPLVLRSKYPSTYDEETQVEREVSVKAEPSSPLADPMDIIRITVGDALPVNLRDLQTNYDQGSRSDFNSFGKRKDRPDNRRYPFKKSKIFKEHVLSLDENVSKTVPQSASGDSNENSEEPPQNKIFKCWNCLKVFRSSAGLHRHVNMYHNPEKPYACDICHKRFHTNFKVWTHCQTQHGVVQNPASSASSSVLDEKFQKKLIDIVREREIKKALLWKLKRNKQGLQASAHTKKRSRPSFICPYCGKVFVFQSQYRQHLRTHPAEKADQETPNESSLYQEQDEVIQQKDTDAGVYSCRLCNMKLSSLFEQGDHERGCRHATVCPYCGLRFSSPAVKKDHEAHCKYKKLTCLECMRTFKSSFSIWRHQVEVHNQNMMTVKDQAHLRQHENNDEESEMLREEHYSDDHLATGSSRENISYSDSSGPLMYDSEDSSSYVPEDLSMGHHGKLVVKEEPLEEAVSERENVETAKTEPEEPGVWPCEKCGNLFGSRKDLERHQELLCHIKPFICHICNKAFRTNFRLWSHFQSHMSTANEPGAKEIDRQPSPLSPSPPTTPQNSLRLSPQPSVLKSTQTTSVSAAMAEESSSPEPCSSSVSRTKRPELERQPSSHSPLSRSNSMENPGGPQESDTLFYHAPSLSALTFKRQYMCKLCHRTFKTAFSLWSHEQSHSHM